The Balneolaceae bacterium DNA window AAAAGACAAGGCTGAAGTCACGGAATTGAAGTGTATCTCCGTGCATCAGGTTTCTGCGCACGGCATTGGCATCATACCCTAACGGTTCATGCTCAGCCCAATCCTCTCGTTTTATTACATTTTCAGGAAGCCTGGCAGAATCCCTTATGGCTGATTCAATAACTTCTGTTTTGATCGGCTCAGAAAGCTCACCCTCTACTCCCGCACGATTTACCCCGGAAACGACAATATCGGACGGACGCTTCATCCCTTCTCCTCCAAAAAAATCGATCTCACGATGAAAAGCGGGATAGTATTCCACTTCCCATTGCCCATTTAATTTTGTTCTCACAAGCCACCATTGAATATCATCTCCATTTTGTGGTTGAAGAGTTAGCGACCAGTAAGAGTTAAAATCGTGAAATGTAACCGCCGGTGCATCCGGAACAGTTGTTGAGATCCAGGGGGATGCAGGAATCAGTGATGGATATGCATTCGGCCCGGCGGCAAGAATTTGGTTGAAATCATCGGGGTTTTCCATGAACGTTTTCATGCTGAAGTGAACGGCACCGGTTACATTCGGAAATGCCCGTGATGTATATAATTGGCCGGTGATTTCATTCGCCGGCCATGATGATAAAATTCGGCTAGTAAACAGTCCCGGCCAGATATGCCGGTTGTAATCGTTCTGCTCCACCCACCAATCCAGCATGATGGGAAACGGCTGCCCAACCTGATCCAGACGATAATAGATCTGAGGTGTAAAATAATCCACCCAGCCCTCCTTCAGCCAGAGCCGGGCATCGGCATAGAGTTCATTGTAAGCATCGAATCCGGTAGTATACTCAGGATAACCCGGCCGCCAGATTCCAAACGGACTGATCCCAAATTTTACGTGAGGTTTTACTTGTTTGATCTCTTCAGACAGTTCTCTCATCAATGTATCCACATTACTTCGCCGCCAGTCTTTCCGGGAGAGTGTGGTACCCTTTTCAACGGCTCTTTGCCAGCTTTCGGTATCCGGAAAATCGGCTCCATCAGCGTAGGAGGGATAGGGATAGAAATAATCGTCAAAATGCACGCCGTCGATATCATAGCGTTCAACCACATCTAAAATGACATCGATTGTATGCTGACGAACCTCAGGAATGCCGGGATCGAGCCAAAGATAATCGCCATATTCATGAACCCAATCGGGTTGAATTTTGCTGATATGATCGGGCGAAATTTCTGATTTATCTGAAGGATGGCCGGCACGATAGGGATTGAACCAGGCGTGTAATTCCATTCCCCGTTTATGAGCTTCTGTTACAGCAAACTCAAGCGGATCATATGCAGGCAATGGCGGTTGTCCCATTTTCCCGGTCAGGTAGTACGACCAGGGTTCATGGGGTGAGGGGTAGAGAGCATCAGCCGCAGGACGAACCTGGAAAATGATGGCGTTGAAATTCAATGCAGCAGCACGATCCAGGATGTCAATCATCTCTTCTTTCTGTCTGTCCACGGGCAGGCCGGGCTCAGAAGGCCAGTCGATATTTGCAACAGTAGCTACCCATATGGCCCGAAATTCACGGTTTGGTTTGAGACCGTCAACCTGCTGAACCGATGGTTTTTCAATCTCTGGTGGTTGTTGTTCCTCAACGATAGATTCGGTGGACCGACAACTTAGTATAGTCAGCCATAGAATTGGTAACAGAAGAAATAAACGGATCTTCAAAAGCCCTGATATCATTTGATGAAGTTTTTATTGGGTTGAAATATCAAAAATTATTGACCAAATGATAAGGTTTTTTTGCGAACGGAGTAACCACGGGGATAAATATTCATAATCAAAAATATCTCTGCGCCATTTCAGATGACTCTATCAGAAAAGGGAAGGTTCAAGAATTAGCGGGGGCAGCAGGATTGTTCTCTCAATATTCGTGGATCAAATAGAAACGTATTGCATAAAGATCCAATCATTTTAAAAATGAAGTTTCCAACAAATATGTGTGACAGAACTGATAATAATATTTCGCATTAGTTATTAGAGATAGGATGGAGATGATTGATTTAGATATTCAAAAACTTTTCTACTCCAACCTTTTTAATGCCAGAGAGACTTAGAAAAAGGAATTAAATTATGAGATCTAATTATTTGCGAATTCTTACCATAACAATTTTTCTGCTAACACTAATAGTGACATCATGCAAGGATTCAACCAGTTCTGAAAGTTCATTCATCGAAATTACTGACAGTTCATATTCTGTTGTTCAATTAAATGGATGCGACATTGATTCGGGTGCTTCAGCCACACGGTTTCAATTTGTATTGAACTTTGATTCAAGTTCAGGAGTAGATATTAGTGGAATTGAGTTCGACATTTTATTTGAAAGCGGTACGGAAGGTGAAAATATTTTTGAAGATGACTTTGAAGTCGTTGGACAATCACTTGAATTTGACTTCTGCTTTAGATTTGGAAGTTCTTCATCATGGATTGAAATCTATCCATCTATTCTGGCTAATAATGAGGAGTTAGTAAGTAATGAAATTACGATCAGGATAGAGAGGCCGGAGGATGCCAATAAGAATTCATAATAGATTGATTTTGATTATTCATCAAGATAATCAAATAACTGATTTTTAATTCACATTCGGGCTTCTCGGCCTATCTTTTGACTAAAATTTGGTTAAACCAATTACTTTTTCCTTATTTCCAAGTCAGCTGTAGCAGACGGTAATAGATACCTTTTCCATTATCTAAGGCCTTTTTGTAATCTTACTTTTCGAAATCTATCAGATGTAATCTAAAGTGCCACAAACCGCTAAACAGTTACAATAAATTCCAATAAGGAGAGTCCATTATTTGATCACACTTACCCTGACACTTTTTTGATAGGCAGCCCCAGCTTCAGGCGTGACAGTTAACCGCAGAATGTATATTCCCGACGATAAACCACCAGAATTCCATTCTTTAGTAAAGGTACCAGCAGACTGCGAATCGCTAAGGATCAATTTAATTTTACGACCCAGGAGATCAAAAAGTTGAAGGGTTACATCGGCCTCTTCTGCAAGTTGATATCGTACATTCCCGGCCTCCCGCATAGGGTTTGGAAAGGGGTTATACAGCTTGAACTCGTCTGGTGTAGCCGATTGGTCGAAGTAGATCCATTCGGTGTAATTAGATGGTGCTGAAGTCAACGAGTCGGAGTTCACGGCTTTTACAAACCAGCGCTGGTCAAATTCACCGGACGGCAGATTGGTAATCGAGGCGTCCGCGTAGCTGTTGGTTTCTGATGTGCCAATTAATTCAACGGGTTGTTCGGATTGATCGGAGCGGGCCCTCAACTGTTTCCAGATTTCATAAAAAGCGATATCCCCCCCGGGCTCATTCCAGCTTAAAACAGCTGCGGGTCCTGCAGCTCGTTCTTCTATAGAAACGGAGAGATTTTTGGGCGCATCAGGTGCGGTACTGGATTGCAGATGTACCGTATAATCAGAATCCTGCATCCAGCTATCACCATCCATTCTGAATCTTGAAAACCCGATGGTTTGATTTGCCAGGAGGGCAATTTCAATTTCACTTAGTGGTCCGGATTGAATGTTTAGTGAGCGATTATTTTCAGTTGTATCAGCCGCAAAAACGAACAGGTCGATCGTTTCCGGGTCAACTCGGTATGTGATATAACTCAAATCTCCTGAATTTGATACAAATTCAGGCTCAGAAGATGGTATGTCTTCAAGAATATTCAGAATACTTGCCGTTGTAAATCGGTTGGATTCCTGGTCGCTGAGATATGATTTTCTTATTACTGGATATGGCATTTTTTCTCCATCAACCCGATTTTGAGCTTCCTGTATCTGAACTGTTTCAATCTCCTCATCATAATTTCCGAAAAGAGGAACTGTATACAAAAAAAGTCGATGGGAAGGACTTGTAAATGGCTGAGCTGAAAAATCCCAAAGGAACCAACCGTTTTCAGTATCAGATTGATCGCTGTTGCCGTAGTATCGCATCACAAAGTCATTACGACCCGAAACGGCTGCAATATCATTGATGTCGATCAGGTAGGGGTTCTCTCCCTTCACAAATATAATGGAACGGTTGTAGGTAGAAGAAG harbors:
- a CDS encoding family 10 glycosylhydrolase, whose translation is MKIRLFLLLPILWLTILSCRSTESIVEEQQPPEIEKPSVQQVDGLKPNREFRAIWVATVANIDWPSEPGLPVDRQKEEMIDILDRAAALNFNAIIFQVRPAADALYPSPHEPWSYYLTGKMGQPPLPAYDPLEFAVTEAHKRGMELHAWFNPYRAGHPSDKSEISPDHISKIQPDWVHEYGDYLWLDPGIPEVRQHTIDVILDVVERYDIDGVHFDDYFYPYPSYADGADFPDTESWQRAVEKGTTLSRKDWRRSNVDTLMRELSEEIKQVKPHVKFGISPFGIWRPGYPEYTTGFDAYNELYADARLWLKEGWVDYFTPQIYYRLDQVGQPFPIMLDWWVEQNDYNRHIWPGLFTSRILSSWPANEITGQLYTSRAFPNVTGAVHFSMKTFMENPDDFNQILAAGPNAYPSLIPASPWISTTVPDAPAVTFHDFNSYWSLTLQPQNGDDIQWWLVRTKLNGQWEVEYYPAFHREIDFFGGEGMKRPSDIVVSGVNRAGVEGELSEPIKTEVIESAIRDSARLPENVIKREDWAEHEPLGYDANAVRRNLMHGDTLQFRDFSLVFSRMLKSTPYPGHFMGISSEKKDSTEINERVTVQLYRNGVSEQFFLQPGEAMNWYGYHVGLIDTNFDSGNLAFETLASLVLEQNGIDSEQL